In one Sphingobium sp. MI1205 genomic region, the following are encoded:
- the ygfZ gene encoding CAF17-like 4Fe-4S cluster assembly/insertion protein YgfZ produces MTGTTLSDRAIIRISGEEAKSFLQGLLTRDVLTLQPDEPRWTGLLTPQGKALFDFILWADGDDVLIDCEAAQADALAKRLTLYRLRRKAVIAREEGLAVHWSPDAPDKPLDPRLPALGHRWLAPPQPGDASTAFRAHRLSLGVFEGAGELGQDQTLWLETNAGELRGVDFDKGCYVGQENTARMHYRSKVNRRLIAVPLEQADEKRQRTAFSDLGLSIELRRVEDIDPATLPSWLAAAIAEQAAE; encoded by the coding sequence ATGACCGGCACCACCCTAAGCGATCGCGCGATCATCAGAATTTCAGGCGAAGAAGCAAAGTCCTTCCTCCAGGGCCTGCTGACCCGCGACGTACTGACGCTTCAACCCGACGAACCGCGATGGACCGGGCTGCTGACGCCGCAGGGGAAGGCGCTGTTCGACTTCATCCTGTGGGCGGATGGCGACGATGTGCTGATCGATTGCGAAGCCGCGCAGGCCGACGCGCTGGCGAAACGCCTGACGCTCTACCGCCTGCGCCGCAAGGCCGTGATTGCGCGCGAAGAGGGACTTGCCGTCCACTGGTCGCCCGACGCACCGGACAAGCCCCTTGACCCGCGCCTGCCAGCGCTCGGTCATCGCTGGCTTGCGCCGCCGCAGCCGGGCGACGCGTCCACCGCCTTCCGCGCGCACCGCCTGTCCCTTGGCGTTTTTGAAGGCGCGGGCGAACTGGGGCAGGACCAGACGCTGTGGCTGGAAACCAACGCGGGGGAACTGCGCGGCGTCGATTTCGACAAGGGCTGCTATGTCGGGCAGGAAAACACCGCACGCATGCATTATCGCAGCAAGGTGAACCGCCGCCTGATCGCCGTGCCGCTGGAACAAGCGGATGAGAAGCGCCAGCGCACCGCTTTTTCAGACCTTGGCCTGTCAATAGAATTGCGCCGGGTGGAGGACATTGATCCCGCCACCTTGCCATCATGGCTCGCCGCCGCGATCGCTGAGCAAGCCGCCGAATGA
- a CDS encoding glutaminyl-peptide cyclotransferase: protein MKPYFWRDQRRWIALWPTLLACFAVPAQADTPWTLVRSYPHDPSAFTQGLFFHEGALYESTGLEGRSEIRKVALKSGKVIERRAIPPPYFGEGIVNWKDRLVSVTWRHRQGFVWNLKDFSPISRFRYEGEGWGLTQDGRNIIMSDGTAQLRFLDPETLAETRRITVSFNGQPIDRLNELEYVRGEIWANIWYDSRIARIDPVSGNVIDWIDLGPLLKASGATADEAVANGIAYDPKADRIFVTGKYWAKLFEIRVQPADAAPPSSPQQRE from the coding sequence ATGAAGCCCTATTTCTGGCGCGATCAACGGCGATGGATAGCGTTGTGGCCGACTCTCCTCGCCTGCTTCGCCGTCCCCGCACAGGCAGACACGCCGTGGACGCTCGTCAGGAGCTACCCGCACGACCCGTCCGCCTTCACCCAGGGCCTCTTCTTCCACGAAGGCGCGCTCTACGAAAGCACCGGGCTTGAGGGCCGCTCGGAAATCCGAAAGGTCGCGCTGAAAAGCGGAAAAGTCATTGAACGGCGCGCCATTCCCCCGCCCTATTTCGGCGAAGGCATCGTCAACTGGAAAGACCGGCTGGTCAGCGTCACCTGGCGTCATCGTCAGGGCTTTGTCTGGAACCTCAAGGACTTCTCGCCCATATCGCGCTTCCGCTATGAAGGCGAAGGCTGGGGCCTGACGCAGGATGGCCGCAATATCATCATGAGCGACGGCACCGCGCAGCTTCGCTTCCTTGATCCAGAAACCCTCGCCGAAACGCGCCGCATCACCGTTTCCTTCAATGGACAGCCCATCGACCGGCTCAACGAACTGGAATATGTGAGGGGCGAAATCTGGGCGAACATCTGGTACGATAGCCGTATCGCCCGGATTGACCCTGTGAGCGGCAATGTGATCGACTGGATCGACCTTGGCCCACTTCTGAAAGCCAGCGGCGCGACGGCTGACGAAGCGGTTGCCAACGGCATCGCCTATGATCCAAAGGCGGACCGGATATTCGTCACCGGCAAATATTGGGCGAAGCTGTTCGAGATAAGGGTGCAGCCTGCTGACGCCGCCCCTCCGTCATCCCCGCAACAGCGGGAATGA
- a CDS encoding DUF808 domain-containing protein: MPSGLIALLDDVAGIVKITATSLDDVAAAAGKAGTKAAGVVIDDAAVTPRYVMGLTPDRELPIIWKIARGSLRNKLLFLLPAALLLSAFAPWLLPPLLMLGGAFLCFEAAEKLLEAMQGGHDVAQEALVTHSSQELEDQKVSGAIRTDFILSGEIMAIALGSVATEPLWEQALILLVVAILITAGVYGVVGLIVKMDDIGLHLAERSSSTTRAVGRGLVHAMPILMKILSVVGTAAMLWVGGGLIVHGLHEFHWDLIPGAIHHVAEGAAHATPMMAPVVEWVVNAIGAAIVGLVIGGIIVAAMHLFKKH; encoded by the coding sequence ATGCCTTCGGGTCTGATCGCGCTGCTCGACGACGTAGCGGGCATCGTAAAGATCACTGCAACGTCCCTTGACGATGTCGCGGCGGCGGCAGGCAAGGCAGGCACGAAGGCAGCCGGCGTAGTCATCGACGACGCGGCCGTCACGCCGCGCTATGTCATGGGCCTGACGCCCGACCGCGAACTTCCCATCATCTGGAAGATCGCGCGGGGCTCCCTGCGCAACAAGCTCCTTTTCCTCCTGCCCGCCGCACTGCTGCTGAGCGCCTTTGCGCCATGGCTGCTGCCGCCGCTGCTGATGTTAGGCGGCGCCTTTCTCTGCTTCGAGGCAGCTGAAAAACTGCTGGAGGCGATGCAGGGCGGCCATGACGTCGCGCAGGAAGCGCTGGTGACCCACAGTTCGCAGGAACTGGAGGATCAGAAGGTTTCTGGCGCAATCCGCACCGACTTCATCCTTTCGGGCGAAATCATGGCGATCGCGCTGGGCTCCGTCGCAACGGAACCACTGTGGGAACAGGCGCTCATCCTGCTGGTCGTCGCCATCCTCATTACCGCAGGCGTCTATGGCGTGGTCGGCCTGATCGTGAAAATGGATGATATCGGCCTTCACCTTGCCGAACGCTCATCCTCCACGACCCGCGCCGTGGGTCGGGGACTGGTGCATGCAATGCCCATATTGATGAAGATCCTGTCGGTCGTTGGCACGGCTGCGATGCTGTGGGTGGGCGGCGGGCTGATCGTCCACGGCTTGCATGAATTTCACTGGGATCTGATCCCCGGCGCGATCCATCATGTTGCGGAGGGCGCGGCCCACGCCACACCCATGATGGCTCCCGTGGTGGAATGGGTGGTGAATGCGATCGGCGCGGCCATCGTCGGATTGGTGATCGGCGGCATCATCGTCGCGGCCATGCATCTGTTCAAGAAGCACTGA
- a CDS encoding MATE family efflux transporter, which produces MNMQASSWRIEAGALLALALPMIAGNIAWAGIAVTDLLLIGRLGAQGVAAGALAINLFHALLIFGMGLVTAAAPLIANERGRRRHSVRDVRRTVQQTLRAAFLFVLPAWLLLSQSEGLLLAMGQQPDLAHQAGRMMHGLQWALLPFLGFTTLRNFISALERPIWAVVIMLLAIPFNLLAGWLLIFGHAGLPALGLFGAGLASSLSSLFLFLGLLAVILIDRRFRRYRLLGRFWSHDRERHRAVWALGLPIAITVGFETTVFNASALLMGLIGRDSLAAHAVAIQIAALLFMVPMGIGQAATVRVGLAYGRGDIAAVGRSGWLALILGFGFALAAAILLIAVPRLLIGAFLDLADPANARTAALAVSFLAVAALFQLVDATQAVGAGVLRGLNDTKVPMIFALIGYWIIGVGVGTLLAFPLGMEGLGIWLGLASGLGVVAVLLLARWTMRYRLGLVGSS; this is translated from the coding sequence ATGAACATGCAGGCATCCTCCTGGCGTATCGAGGCGGGCGCGCTGCTGGCGCTGGCGCTTCCCATGATCGCGGGCAATATCGCCTGGGCGGGCATTGCCGTGACCGATCTGTTGCTGATCGGCCGCCTTGGGGCGCAGGGCGTCGCGGCGGGCGCGCTGGCGATCAACCTGTTCCACGCTCTGTTGATCTTCGGCATGGGCCTGGTAACGGCCGCCGCCCCGCTGATCGCCAACGAACGTGGCCGCCGCCGCCATTCGGTGCGGGACGTCCGCCGCACCGTCCAGCAGACGCTGCGCGCCGCATTCCTCTTTGTCCTGCCCGCCTGGCTGCTGCTGTCGCAAAGCGAGGGCTTGCTCCTCGCCATGGGGCAGCAGCCCGATCTTGCCCATCAGGCCGGGCGGATGATGCATGGCCTGCAATGGGCGCTCCTGCCCTTTCTGGGCTTTACCACCCTGCGCAATTTCATCTCCGCGCTCGAACGTCCCATCTGGGCGGTCGTCATCATGCTGCTCGCCATCCCGTTCAACCTGCTCGCGGGCTGGCTGCTCATCTTCGGCCATGCTGGCCTGCCCGCTCTCGGCCTGTTCGGCGCTGGGCTTGCGAGCAGCCTGTCATCGCTGTTCCTGTTTCTAGGATTGCTCGCCGTGATCCTGATCGACCGACGCTTCCGGCGCTATCGGCTGCTGGGCCGCTTCTGGAGTCATGACAGGGAACGGCATCGCGCCGTGTGGGCGCTCGGCCTGCCGATCGCCATCACGGTCGGATTTGAAACAACCGTGTTCAACGCCTCTGCCCTGCTGATGGGCCTTATCGGCCGCGATTCGCTCGCCGCCCATGCCGTCGCGATTCAGATCGCCGCGCTCCTCTTCATGGTGCCCATGGGCATCGGCCAGGCCGCGACCGTTCGCGTGGGACTGGCCTATGGGCGGGGCGATATTGCCGCCGTTGGCCGGTCCGGCTGGCTTGCCCTCATCCTCGGCTTTGGCTTTGCTCTTGCCGCAGCGATCCTGCTGATCGCGGTTCCGCGCCTGCTGATCGGCGCGTTTCTCGATCTTGCCGATCCCGCCAATGCCCGCACAGCCGCTCTGGCCGTCAGCTTCCTCGCGGTCGCTGCGCTTTTCCAGCTGGTCGATGCCACGCAGGCCGTCGGCGCGGGCGTCCTGCGCGGGCTGAACGATACGAAGGTGCCGATGATCTTTGCGCTGATCGGTTACTGGATCATCGGCGTGGGCGTCGGAACGCTCCTCGCCTTCCCGTTGGGGATGGAGGGGCTGGGCATCTGGCTGGGCCTCGCCAGCGGCCTTGGCGTGGTGGCCGTGCTGCTGCTCGCCCGGTGGACGATGCGCTATCGGCTGGGGCTCGTCGGCTCATCCTGA
- a CDS encoding ABC transporter permease encodes MSGFNFRAIWSIYKFELHRFSRTLLTGLLVPVITTSLYFVVFGGAIGSRMTEIDGIPYAAFIVPGLIMMSMFTESIFNASFGIYMPKFSGTIYELLSAPMSAAETVIAYVGAAATKSLIVGSIIFVTAHLFVDIQVAHPLAMLGFMLLIAISFCLFGFILGIWAQSFEQLQVIPLLLVMPMTFLGGAFYSVHMLAEPWRTVTLFNPIVYLVSGFRWTFFGRGDVGIEFSLLFIAAMLAVCLGIIGWIFRTGYRLKK; translated from the coding sequence ATGAGCGGTTTCAACTTTCGGGCGATCTGGTCGATCTACAAATTTGAGCTGCATCGGTTCAGCCGTACGCTGCTGACCGGGCTGCTGGTCCCTGTCATCACGACGTCGCTCTATTTCGTGGTGTTCGGCGGCGCGATCGGGTCACGCATGACCGAGATTGACGGCATTCCTTACGCTGCGTTCATCGTGCCCGGCCTCATCATGATGTCGATGTTCACCGAAAGCATCTTCAACGCGAGCTTTGGCATCTACATGCCCAAATTTTCGGGGACCATCTATGAACTGCTGTCGGCGCCGATGTCTGCTGCGGAGACGGTGATCGCCTATGTCGGCGCAGCGGCGACGAAATCGTTGATCGTGGGCAGCATCATCTTCGTGACGGCGCATCTGTTCGTGGACATCCAGGTCGCCCACCCCCTCGCCATGCTGGGTTTCATGCTGCTGATCGCCATCAGCTTCTGCCTGTTCGGCTTCATCCTTGGCATATGGGCGCAGAGTTTCGAGCAGTTGCAGGTGATTCCGCTGCTGCTGGTCATGCCCATGACCTTCCTGGGCGGGGCGTTTTATTCAGTGCATATGCTGGCCGAACCGTGGCGGACAGTGACGCTGTTCAACCCGATCGTCTATCTGGTGTCCGGATTCCGCTGGACCTTCTTTGGGCGCGGGGATGTGGGGATAGAGTTCAGCCTGCTGTTCATAGCGGCGATGCTGGCAGTGTGCCTGGGCATCATCGGATGGATATTCCGCACCGGCTACCGGCTGAAGAAATGA
- a CDS encoding ABC transporter ATP-binding protein: protein MASIITISGLTKNYASGFQALKGVDLEIEEGEIFALLGPNGAGKTTMISIICGNVRPSGGTVTVAGYDIVVDYRRSRSAIGLVPQELFTDAFERVIDTVRFSRGLFGKPRNDAHIEKILRDLSLWDKRHAKMLELSGGMKRRVMIAKALSHEPRILFLDEPTAGVDVELRRDMWKLIGELRKTGVTIILTTHYIEEAEEMADRVGVISGGELIVVEEKTALMQKLGKKSLTVVLNERMERIPPELGEWNVALKADGHEIEYVFDTRAERTGVSSLLRKLGDLGIGYKDLNTQQSSLEDIFVSLVHQKKAA, encoded by the coding sequence ATGGCGTCGATCATCACTATTTCCGGCCTGACGAAGAACTATGCGTCCGGCTTTCAGGCGCTGAAGGGCGTCGATCTTGAAATTGAGGAAGGCGAGATTTTCGCGCTGCTGGGGCCGAATGGCGCTGGCAAGACGACGATGATATCCATCATCTGCGGCAATGTGCGGCCGAGCGGCGGCACGGTGACCGTGGCGGGGTATGACATCGTGGTTGATTATCGCAGGTCGCGCTCCGCGATCGGGCTGGTGCCGCAGGAGTTGTTCACCGATGCGTTCGAGCGGGTGATCGACACGGTCCGCTTTTCGCGCGGCCTGTTCGGCAAGCCCCGCAACGATGCGCATATCGAAAAGATACTCCGCGACCTGTCGCTGTGGGACAAGCGCCATGCCAAGATGCTGGAACTGTCCGGCGGCATGAAGCGGCGCGTGATGATCGCCAAGGCGCTGTCCCATGAACCGCGCATATTGTTCCTGGACGAGCCGACCGCCGGCGTAGACGTCGAGTTGCGGCGCGACATGTGGAAGCTGATCGGTGAGCTGCGGAAAACCGGCGTGACCATCATCCTGACCACCCATTATATCGAGGAGGCCGAGGAGATGGCCGACCGCGTGGGCGTGATCAGCGGTGGCGAGCTGATCGTGGTCGAGGAAAAGACCGCGCTTATGCAGAAGCTGGGGAAAAAGTCGCTGACCGTGGTCCTGAACGAGCGAATGGAGCGCATCCCTCCCGAGCTGGGCGAGTGGAACGTGGCGTTGAAGGCCGATGGTCACGAAATCGAATATGTGTTCGATACGCGGGCGGAGCGGACGGGCGTATCGTCGCTGCTGCGCAAGCTGGGCGACCTTGGCATCGGCTACAAGGATCTCAACACGCAGCAAAGCAGCCTGGAGGATATTTTCGTGAGCCTGGTCCATCAGAAGAAGGCGGCATGA
- a CDS encoding class I SAM-dependent methyltransferase translates to MHDNPKRSRAIALPNAEFRTRATEYLDFLAAWVKKPRQTASVVPSSRYLARLMVGHIDPLDGPVLELGGGTGVFTRAILQTGLPAEKLEVVEINPAFARGLRRHFPHVSVLETPAQIVSTVAAGEPGQYQTVVSGLPLLAMDRHMHADILSESFRMLRPGGSFIQFTYSTRPPVSRDVLHALDLEVARVGQTVRNFPPATVFRFHRRGE, encoded by the coding sequence ATGCATGACAACCCCAAGCGTAGCCGGGCGATTGCTTTGCCCAACGCGGAATTCCGTACGCGTGCGACGGAATATCTGGATTTTCTTGCAGCCTGGGTAAAAAAGCCGCGGCAGACTGCTTCGGTCGTGCCGAGCAGCCGTTATCTTGCCCGACTGATGGTCGGCCATATCGATCCGCTCGACGGCCCCGTGCTCGAACTGGGCGGCGGCACCGGGGTGTTCACGCGCGCCATCCTGCAGACCGGCCTGCCTGCCGAAAAACTGGAAGTGGTTGAAATCAATCCGGCTTTCGCGCGCGGGCTGCGGCGGCATTTCCCGCATGTATCGGTGCTGGAAACCCCCGCGCAGATCGTTTCGACCGTCGCTGCGGGGGAGCCGGGGCAGTATCAGACGGTGGTGAGCGGCCTGCCGTTGTTGGCGATGGACCGGCACATGCATGCGGACATATTGTCCGAATCCTTCCGCATGTTGCGTCCGGGGGGCAGTTTTATCCAGTTCACCTATTCGACGCGGCCGCCGGTCAGCCGTGATGTGCTGCATGCGCTGGACCTGGAAGTGGCCCGCGTTGGGCAGACGGTGCGCAATTTTCCGCCCGCCACGGTCTTCCGCTTCCATCGCCGGGGTGAATAG
- a CDS encoding cupin domain-containing protein yields MSDSGGNHARTLIEALDLSPHPEGGWYRETWRAAVESGERAGGTAIYFLLESHQRSHWHRVDANEHWFWHGGAPIALSIAPDGGPVERITLGIDLVEGQRPQALVPAGHWQAAEPLGGWALVSCTVIPGFQFSGFTLAPPGWCPAE; encoded by the coding sequence GTGAGTGACAGCGGTGGCAACCACGCAAGGACGTTGATCGAAGCGCTGGACCTCAGCCCCCATCCCGAGGGCGGATGGTATCGCGAGACATGGCGCGCGGCGGTCGAAAGCGGGGAGCGCGCGGGCGGCACGGCGATCTATTTCCTGCTCGAATCGCATCAACGGTCACATTGGCACCGGGTCGATGCCAATGAACATTGGTTCTGGCACGGAGGCGCGCCGATAGCGCTGTCGATCGCGCCGGACGGCGGACCTGTGGAAAGGATCACGCTGGGCATTGACCTGGTGGAGGGGCAACGGCCACAGGCGCTGGTGCCGGCCGGTCACTGGCAAGCAGCAGAACCCCTGGGCGGGTGGGCGCTGGTCAGTTGTACGGTTATCCCCGGCTTCCAGTTTTCCGGTTTCACACTGGCTCCGCCCGGCTGGTGTCCAGCAGAATAG
- a CDS encoding glycine zipper 2TM domain-containing protein, giving the protein MRKAIIALSALSMAIPVSMALPTDGVSAREHHRYREWRGRDGRTYCRKSDGTTGLIVGGVGGALLGRAIDTRGDRATGTILGAAGGALLGKEIDSKRRCR; this is encoded by the coding sequence ATGCGTAAAGCGATCATTGCCCTGTCGGCCCTTTCGATGGCCATTCCCGTTTCCATGGCGCTTCCCACTGATGGGGTCAGCGCTCGAGAGCATCATCGCTATCGCGAATGGCGCGGCCGTGACGGGCGAACCTACTGCCGCAAGTCGGATGGCACGACCGGCCTGATCGTCGGCGGCGTGGGCGGCGCCCTGCTCGGCCGGGCGATCGACACCCGTGGCGACCGTGCGACCGGCACGATCCTGGGTGCCGCGGGCGGCGCGCTGCTGGGCAAGGAAATCGACAGCAAGCGCCGCTGCCGCTAA
- a CDS encoding EVE domain-containing protein, with amino-acid sequence MNYWLMKSEPDVFSYDDLVAKGKAEWDGVRNHAAQLNMKAMRKGDLCFFYHSNIGLEVVGVMEIVEEAAPDSTDESGKWIAVHVAPRKKLAKPVMLKAMKADPALSDMVMLRQSRLSVAPLTQAQFQHIIAMSQA; translated from the coding sequence ATGAACTATTGGCTGATGAAATCGGAACCCGACGTCTTTTCCTATGACGATTTGGTCGCGAAGGGGAAAGCGGAGTGGGATGGCGTGCGCAACCACGCCGCGCAGCTCAACATGAAGGCCATGCGGAAGGGCGATCTTTGCTTTTTCTATCACAGCAACATCGGCCTTGAAGTGGTGGGCGTCATGGAGATCGTCGAGGAAGCCGCGCCCGACAGCACGGATGAGAGCGGCAAATGGATCGCCGTGCATGTCGCCCCCAGGAAGAAATTGGCGAAGCCCGTCATGTTGAAAGCGATGAAGGCCGATCCGGCGCTGTCCGACATGGTCATGTTGCGGCAGTCGCGCCTCTCTGTGGCCCCGCTTACGCAGGCCCAGTTCCAGCACATAATCGCTATGTCCCAAGCGTGA
- a CDS encoding isopenicillin N synthase family dioxygenase: MEKQDFAAAIGDSFQQFGFAMVKDHGVDATVIDEGWALARAFFALPEEKKRRYDAKNNGGQRGYTAFGREIAKGASENDLKEFWHVGRDLPGGNPLAATMPANVWPSEIPQFQPLFRRLYQEFDRVGGQILSAIALYLGLPESWFDSAIRDGSSILRLLHYPPVSPDAPGIRAGAHEDINLITLLLGAEEGGLELRDRQGNWLPVIPPPGALAINVGDMLQRLTNHRLPSTSHRVVNPPPDRRRVARYSMPFFLHLRPDFLIEPLPQCVDAAHPRRDPPITAHDYLTERLREIGLIKS, translated from the coding sequence ATGGAAAAGCAGGATTTCGCCGCTGCGATCGGCGACTCCTTTCAGCAGTTCGGCTTCGCGATGGTGAAGGATCATGGCGTGGACGCCACCGTGATCGATGAAGGCTGGGCGCTCGCCCGCGCCTTCTTCGCCCTGCCCGAAGAAAAGAAGCGGCGCTATGACGCCAAAAACAATGGCGGCCAGCGCGGCTACACCGCATTCGGCCGTGAAATCGCGAAGGGGGCGAGCGAGAATGACCTCAAGGAATTCTGGCACGTAGGACGCGACCTGCCCGGCGGCAATCCCCTTGCCGCGACCATGCCCGCCAATGTCTGGCCCAGCGAAATTCCTCAGTTCCAGCCGCTATTCCGCCGCCTCTATCAGGAATTCGACCGCGTCGGCGGTCAGATCCTGTCGGCCATCGCCCTCTATCTCGGCTTGCCGGAAAGCTGGTTCGACAGCGCCATACGGGATGGCAGCTCCATCCTGCGGCTACTCCATTATCCGCCCGTTTCGCCCGATGCCCCCGGCATCCGGGCGGGCGCGCATGAGGACATCAACCTCATCACCCTGCTGCTCGGCGCGGAAGAAGGCGGGCTTGAGCTGCGCGACCGGCAGGGCAACTGGCTGCCGGTCATCCCGCCGCCGGGCGCTCTGGCCATCAATGTCGGGGACATGCTCCAGCGCCTGACCAACCACCGACTGCCTTCCACCAGCCACCGCGTCGTCAATCCGCCGCCCGACCGGCGCCGGGTGGCGCGCTATTCCATGCCCTTCTTCCTGCACTTGAGGCCCGATTTCCTGATCGAACCGCTACCCCAGTGTGTGGACGCTGCACATCCCCGCCGCGACCCGCCGATCACCGCGCATGACTATCTGACCGAACGGCTTCGCGAAATCGGCCTGATAAAGAGCTGA
- a CDS encoding dihydroneopterin aldolase, protein MNAGFDDFLTLEVNHLDVDVLTGIYSEETHLPQPLRISIRARLKVADHYGLNTPLSRSKNYMDLKHAATAALPEGQHFTLIEAVADHIIETIFLQDDKVLHVEVKIIKLALSEKGEEIGITLGRWRK, encoded by the coding sequence ATGAACGCCGGATTTGACGATTTTCTGACGCTGGAGGTCAATCATCTGGATGTCGATGTCCTGACCGGCATCTATTCGGAAGAAACGCATCTGCCCCAGCCGCTGCGCATATCCATCCGCGCGCGGTTGAAGGTCGCGGATCATTATGGGCTGAATACGCCGTTGTCGCGGTCCAAAAACTACATGGACCTGAAACATGCCGCGACGGCCGCGCTGCCCGAAGGTCAGCATTTCACGCTGATCGAGGCGGTTGCCGATCATATCATCGAGACGATCTTTCTGCAGGATGACAAGGTGCTGCATGTCGAGGTCAAGATCATCAAGCTGGCGTTGAGCGAGAAGGGCGAGGAGATCGGGATCACGCTGGGGCGCTGGCGCAAATAG
- a CDS encoding GNAT family N-acetyltransferase, translating into MSHIVPLNMVAEEAIEQLLDAAFGPDRHGRTAYLIRDGMPWLPELSFGIVDEHGELVGSLQSWPVALTDEDGAQTPLIMVGPVAVSPALQRTGHGRALMDAVVTAARNHRSEPLMMIGDPEYYGRFWGFTANATQGWTCPGPFEARRLLALSVDGRALGGQGMLGPRITARA; encoded by the coding sequence GTGTCTCATATCGTGCCCCTCAACATGGTGGCGGAAGAGGCGATCGAGCAACTGCTCGACGCCGCATTCGGCCCCGACCGGCACGGCCGCACCGCCTATCTGATCCGGGACGGCATGCCCTGGCTGCCCGAACTGTCCTTCGGCATCGTTGATGAGCATGGCGAACTTGTCGGCTCCCTGCAAAGCTGGCCCGTCGCTCTTACAGATGAGGATGGCGCGCAGACCCCGCTTATCATGGTCGGCCCCGTCGCCGTTTCACCCGCCCTGCAACGCACCGGCCATGGCCGCGCCCTGATGGACGCCGTAGTCACCGCCGCCCGCAATCACCGCAGCGAGCCGCTCATGATGATCGGCGATCCCGAATATTATGGCCGCTTCTGGGGCTTTACGGCGAACGCCACGCAAGGCTGGACGTGCCCCGGCCCGTTCGAGGCACGCCGCCTGCTCGCCCTGTCGGTGGATGGCCGCGCACTGGGCGGCCAGGGCATGCTCGGCCCGCGAATCACGGCGCGCGCGTAA
- a CDS encoding DUF1285 domain-containing protein yields the protein MPMDPPPDLATLSLADIARLLAEKRLPPVENWNPDHCGDSEMRIARDGTWFHQGSPIGREAMVRLFSTILRREKDGTYVLVTPVEKLSIEVEDAPFVAVELKSEGEGRDRALAFRLNTGDLVSADAGHALSIRETADGPHPYLHVRGELDALVNRSVYYELMNLALDEGGDPVGLWSNGVFFALDGSA from the coding sequence ATGCCGATGGACCCGCCCCCCGATCTTGCCACCCTGTCGCTGGCCGACATCGCCCGACTGTTGGCCGAAAAGCGCCTGCCCCCGGTCGAAAACTGGAATCCCGACCATTGCGGCGACAGCGAAATGCGCATCGCCCGCGACGGAACATGGTTTCATCAGGGCTCCCCGATCGGTCGCGAAGCCATGGTGCGGCTGTTCTCCACGATCCTGCGGCGTGAGAAGGATGGGACTTATGTCCTTGTAACGCCCGTGGAAAAACTCTCCATAGAGGTTGAGGACGCCCCTTTCGTCGCCGTCGAACTGAAGAGCGAGGGCGAAGGACGCGACCGCGCGCTGGCATTCCGCCTCAACACCGGCGACCTGGTTTCCGCCGATGCCGGGCATGCCTTGTCGATCCGCGAAACCGCCGATGGCCCACATCCCTATCTTCACGTGCGCGGTGAGCTGGATGCGCTCGTCAACCGCAGCGTCTATTATGAGTTGATGAACCTTGCTCTGGATGAAGGCGGCGACCCGGTCGGCCTGTGGAGCAACGGCGTCTTTTTTGCGCTGGACGGATCGGCATGA
- a CDS encoding CoA pyrophosphatase, with amino-acid sequence MTLAERLRIALMEGHAREVGITDADTRDPRIDGEISLSPAAVLVAITDRPDPGLILTERAASMRTHAGQIAFPGGRVDEGDADEIAGALREAQEEIGLAPHMVDIVGISDRYCTFTGFDVVPVLGVIPPDLPLTPHAGEVADWFELPLSYALDPANRTRHSIEFQGLERHYYEIMWNNRRIWGITAAILANLSRRLGHDRLLA; translated from the coding sequence ATGACGCTGGCTGAGCGGTTGCGTATCGCCCTGATGGAAGGGCATGCGCGCGAAGTCGGCATAACCGATGCCGACACGCGCGATCCGCGCATCGATGGGGAGATTTCCCTCTCGCCCGCTGCGGTGCTGGTCGCCATCACCGACCGGCCCGATCCTGGCCTCATTCTTACCGAGCGCGCCGCCTCCATGCGGACGCATGCCGGGCAGATCGCTTTCCCCGGCGGCCGCGTTGATGAAGGCGATGCCGACGAGATCGCCGGCGCCCTGCGCGAGGCACAGGAGGAAATCGGCCTCGCCCCTCACATGGTGGACATTGTCGGCATATCCGATCGCTATTGCACCTTCACCGGGTTCGATGTCGTGCCGGTCCTTGGCGTCATTCCGCCCGATCTGCCGCTGACGCCGCATGCCGGCGAAGTTGCCGACTGGTTTGAATTGCCCCTGTCCTACGCCCTTGATCCTGCCAATCGTACTCGTCATTCTATTGAGTTTCAGGGACTTGAACGGCATTATTATGAAATAATGTGGAATAACCGCAGGATCTGGGGGATCACCGCCGCCATCCTTGCCAACCTCTCGCGGAGACTGGGCCATGACCGCCTTCTTGCCTGA